A genome region from Myxococcales bacterium includes the following:
- a CDS encoding four helix bundle protein: MSFQFEKLEVYQKSLDWVETVESLCEYLKGKTSYSLIDQLSRAALSVPLNIAEGNGRWHKGEKRQFLWIARGSTFECVPIIQVLHRKTLVSEEQYAKYYEQLDVIAKMLTNLIKSLDDLRSDVK; encoded by the coding sequence ATGTCATTTCAGTTTGAAAAACTTGAAGTTTATCAGAAGTCGCTCGATTGGGTCGAAACCGTCGAATCTCTCTGTGAATATCTTAAAGGCAAAACTTCCTATTCTCTCATCGACCAACTTTCCCGTGCTGCACTTTCAGTTCCCTTGAACATCGCCGAAGGCAACGGCCGATGGCACAAAGGTGAAAAACGCCAGTTTTTATGGATAGCTCGTGGCTCCACATTTGAGTGCGTGCCAATTATTCAAGTCCTGCACCGAAAAACTCTTGTCAGTGAAGAGCAATATGCCAAATATTACGAGCAGCTTGATGTGATTGCAAAAATGCTGACGAATCTCATTAAGTCGCTGGATGATTTGCGATCTGACGTAAAATAA